One Dromiciops gliroides isolate mDroGli1 chromosome 3, mDroGli1.pri, whole genome shotgun sequence DNA segment encodes these proteins:
- the LOC122747011 gene encoding peptidyl-prolyl cis-trans isomerase FKBP1A-like, whose amino-acid sequence MGVQVETISSGDGRTFPKRSQTSVVHYTGMLEDGEKFDSSRDRKKPFKYVTGKQEVIRGWEEGVAQMSVGQRAKMTISPDYAYGTTGHPGIIPPNATLIFDVELIKLE is encoded by the coding sequence ATGGGAGTGCAGGTGGAGACCATCTCCTCCGGAGACGGGCGCACCTTCCCCAAGCGCAGCCAGACCAGCGTGGTGCACTACACGGGAATGCTTGAAGATGGGGAAAAGTTTGATTCCTCCCGTGACAGAAAAAAGCCCTTTAAGTATGTGACGGGCAAGCAGGAGGTGATTCGAGGCTGGGAAGAAGGAGTTGCCCAGATGAGTGTGGGGCAGAGAGCAAAAATGACCATCTCTCCAGACTATGCTTATGGTACCACTGGTCACCCAGGCATCATTCCACCAAATGCTACTCTCATCTTTGATGTGGAACTTATAAAATTGGAATGA